CAGGGATCGCAACGGAATCGGCGCGCCCTCGCGGCGGACCGTCTCGCAGCCTGCCAGGCCCGCCGTCAGCCGGAGCTCGGTCACCGCCTCACGCAGCGAGAAGCCCTTGACGGCAGTCCCGGTGCCGACGCTGGCGGTGTCGCCGTGCGGAAACACCCAGCCGTAGAAGTCGGGTGACAGGCGGCCCTGGTAATAGACGTCGCAGCGCCCGCCGTCATAGCCGGGAAGACCGGGGGGCACACGGACGATCTCGTGATAGGCGAAGACGTACGGCACCCTGCCCTCGCGCGGCAGGGCCGTGCGGGCGACCGCAGAGGCTGCACCGTCGGCGCCGATCACCAGCCGCGCGCGCACCGTCGTCATGCCACCGGCGGGATCGCGATAGGTGACGCGCACGGTGCCATCCGGATCGCGGCTCAGATCCTCGAAGGTGCCGGTGCGCCGCTCGGCGCCGGCCGCGCGGGCCCGCTCCCGCAGCCATTCGTCGAAGATCTCGCGATCGACCATGCCGACATAGCCGCCGGCCGCAATCGGCATGTCAACCTCCCGCGAGCTGGGCGCGACGATGCGGGCCGACGTCACGCGGGCGACCAGCAGGGATTCGGGAATGGCGAACTCGCGGATCAGACGGGGCGGCACCGCGCCCCCGCAAGGCTTGATGCGGCCGGCCCTGTCGAGGAGCAGCACCGCGTGGCCGAGCCGTGCCAGATCCGCGGCGGCAGTCGCACCGGCCGGTCCGCCGCCCGCCACCACGACATCGAACGCTTCAGGTCCGTACATCGCTTCCTCCCTGCAGGATCGCCGGTCCGATCGCGCCGCGACGCGGCGGTGCGACGATCGCCCGGCCGATCCGCATGGCCAGCCCGGCCGACACCAGGAACAGCAGCGCCTCGAGCGCAAACACCGTCGCGTAGGCTGCAGCCGGTGCCTCGAGGACAAGGCGCAGGATGTCCACAACAGCTGTTCCGGCGAATCCGCCGAGACCGAAGGCAATCGCCTGCGCCGCGCCCCAGAGACCCATGCGGATACCCTCGCGCGGCAGATTGCCGATGCTCGCCAACCCCATCATCGATCCGATGGCAGCGACGGCGAAGACCCCGTTGGCGGCACCCAGCATGAAGACGTTCACCGTCAGCGGCCAGCCAGGCCCCACCGAGCCACCGAGCGACAGCAGCGCCAGAGCCAGCGCCGAAGCAACACAGCCGCCGATGGTCCAGCCACGCAACGTGCCAAGGCGCCCCCGCCAGATGCCCGAGCAGGCAAGCGCGACGGCGATCATGCCGATGAACACGCCGCCGTGCTGGATCCCGGACAGCTGGGTCGACTGGCCGGGCGTCATGCCGAAAACCGCGCCGGCAAACGGCTCGAGAACGAGATCCTGGGCACTGTAGGCCAGCATCGACACGAAGACGAAGATCGCGAAACGCCGCGAGTCTGGCTCTGTCCACACCTGGCGGAGGGCATCTGCAAAGCGGCCGGCCACAACCGTCCGCGGTGGAACGACAGCCGTCGCCGGCCCTTCCACCCGCCACAGCGCGACGATTGTGACGAGGACGGCAACCAGCGATACCGTTGCCGTGACGACCACCAGACGCCCGACGGAGAACGGATCGAGGAAGTGCCCGGCAAGCGTCGCGGTCACGACGAAGCCTGCGATCATCATCAGCCAGACGATGGTGGCCGCCGGAGCGCGCCGGGCGGGATCGACGCGAGCGGCGAGAAGCGCCAGCAGGTTGGTACCCGACGCACCGACGCCGATTCCGACGAGCAGGAAGGCCAGGACGGCAACGCAGAGTCCGGCAAACGGACGGGTCCCAATCATCGCGGTGCCGACCGCCGCCAGCGTGCCGCCGGCGGCCAGCACGCCCATGCCGCCCAGAATCCATCCGCTGCGCCGGCCACTCGTGTCCGATCCGTAGCCCCACCGCGGCCTGAGGATCTGGACGCCATAATGCATGGCGACGAGGGCGCCCGGCAGGACCGCCGGAAGGGCGAGTTCGACGACCATCACGCGATTGATGGTCGATGCGGTGAGCACCACGATCGCGCCAAGCGCCGTCTGCACGAGGCCGAGGCGAAGGATCGCGATCCAGCCAAGCGCAGCAACCCCGCTCATGGCCGCAACCCGATCATGCCGGAACCTGAATCGGCCGGACAGCGAAGGCGCTGGCGAGCATCGCCAGAACGAACAGCGAGGTGCCGGTCGCATTGTAGAGCGCGGCGCGTTGGCGGGGGCGCTCGAGCAGCTTGCGCAGGGGAAACAGAAGGACCGCCATCAGCACGACCTGCCCGACGAGCAACGCGGCGACGATCGCCGCGTGCACGGGCCGACCCCAGG
This DNA window, taken from Tepidamorphus gemmatus, encodes the following:
- a CDS encoding geranylgeranyl diphosphate reductase codes for the protein MYGPEAFDVVVAGGGPAGATAAADLARLGHAVLLLDRAGRIKPCGGAVPPRLIREFAIPESLLVARVTSARIVAPSSREVDMPIAAGGYVGMVDREIFDEWLRERARAAGAERRTGTFEDLSRDPDGTVRVTYRDPAGGMTTVRARLVIGADGAASAVARTALPREGRVPYVFAYHEIVRVPPGLPGYDGGRCDVYYQGRLSPDFYGWVFPHGDTASVGTGTAVKGFSLREAVTELRLTAGLAGCETVRREGAPIPLRSLRRWDDGRNVVLAGDAAGVVAPASGEGIYYAMLGGRLAAEAVAECLATGNPRALATARRRFMRLHGRVFWILRIMQRFWYVSDSRRERFVSICRDPDVQALTWSAYMEKQLVRRRPGAHLRIFFKDMAHLMRLVSP
- a CDS encoding BCD family MFS transporter, with protein sequence MSGVAALGWIAILRLGLVQTALGAIVVLTASTINRVMVVELALPAVLPGALVAMHYGVQILRPRWGYGSDTSGRRSGWILGGMGVLAAGGTLAAVGTAMIGTRPFAGLCVAVLAFLLVGIGVGASGTNLLALLAARVDPARRAPAATIVWLMMIAGFVVTATLAGHFLDPFSVGRLVVVTATVSLVAVLVTIVALWRVEGPATAVVPPRTVVAGRFADALRQVWTEPDSRRFAIFVFVSMLAYSAQDLVLEPFAGAVFGMTPGQSTQLSGIQHGGVFIGMIAVALACSGIWRGRLGTLRGWTIGGCVASALALALLSLGGSVGPGWPLTVNVFMLGAANGVFAVAAIGSMMGLASIGNLPREGIRMGLWGAAQAIAFGLGGFAGTAVVDILRLVLEAPAAAYATVFALEALLFLVSAGLAMRIGRAIVAPPRRGAIGPAILQGGSDVRT